One part of the Arabidopsis thaliana chromosome 1 sequence genome encodes these proteins:
- the ACHT4 gene encoding atypical CYS HIS rich thioredoxin 4 (atypical CYS HIS rich thioredoxin 4 (ACHT4); FUNCTIONS IN: oxidoreductase activity, acting on sulfur group of donors, disulfide as acceptor; INVOLVED IN: cell redox homeostasis; LOCATED IN: chloroplast membrane, chloroplast, chloroplast stroma; EXPRESSED IN: 22 plant structures; EXPRESSED DURING: 13 growth stages; CONTAINS InterPro DOMAIN/s: Thioredoxin fold (InterPro:IPR012335), Thioredoxin, core (InterPro:IPR015467), Thioredoxin-like (InterPro:IPR017936), Thioredoxin domain (InterPro:IPR013766), Thioredoxin-like fold (InterPro:IPR012336); BEST Arabidopsis thaliana protein match is: atypical CYS HIS rich thioredoxin 3 (TAIR:AT2G33270.1); Has 2532 Blast hits to 2524 proteins in 582 species: Archae - 19; Bacteria - 596; Metazoa - 625; Fungi - 365; Plants - 524; Viruses - 3; Other Eukaryotes - 400 (source: NCBI BLink).): MTEVISKTSLFLGACGNHHRVDDFSFSPVSFGGFGLKKSFSCLKLKSQKPLRSVFYGKQIVFGDSQDESFRRSSAITAQTTLRIGTAQKWWEKGLKDNMREISSAQELVDSLTNAGDKLVVVDFFSPGCGGCKALHPKICQFAEMNPDVQFLQVNYEEHKSMCYSLGVHVLPFFRFYRGSQGRVCSFSCTNATIKKFRDALAKHGPDRCSLGPTKGLEEKELVALAANKELNFTYTPKPVPVEKEAATPDSNPSLPVPLPSMSSNDEKTLVSAGR, translated from the exons ATGACGGAAGTGATTAGCAAAACGAGTTTGTTCTTAGGAGCTTGTGGTAATCATCACCGTGTTGatgatttctctttctctccggTGAGTTTTGGtgggtttggtttgaaaaAGAGTTTCTCTTGTCTGAAGCTTAAGAGTCAGAAGCCTCTTAGAAGTGTATTTTACGGAAAACAGATCGTTTTCGGAGATTCTCAAGACGAGAGCTTCAGAAGATCATCAGCTATCACAGCTCAG ACAACTTTGAGGATTGGGACAGCTCAGAAGTGGTGGGAGAAAGGTCTGAAAGATAACATGAGAGAGATCTCTTCAGCTCAAGAGCTCGTTGATTCTCTTACTAACGCTGGTGATaagcttgttgttgttgatttcttcTCACCTGGCTGTGGTGGCTGCAAGGCTCTCCATCCTAAG ATATGTCAGTTTGCAGAGATGAACCCGGATGTGCAGTTTCTTCAGGTGAATTACGAGGAGCATAAGTCCATGTGTTATAGTCTTGGTGTCCATGTTCTCCCTTTTTTCCGATTCTACCGTGGCTCTCAGGGTCGTGTTTGCAGCTTTAGCTGTACCAATGCCACG ATCAAGAAATTCAGAGATGCCTTGGCAAAGCATGGTCCAGATAGGTGCAGCCTCGGACCGACCAAAGGCCTTGAAGAGAAAGAGCTTGTGGCACTTGCAGCCAACAAAGAACTCAACTTTACTTACACACCAAAGCCTGTACCAGTTGAGAAAGAAGCAGCCACTCCTGATTCAAACCCAAGTCTCCCTGTTCCTCTTCCTTCGATGAGCTCCAATGACGAAAAAACATTGGTCTCCGCAGGGAGATGA
- the ACHT4 gene encoding atypical CYS HIS rich thioredoxin 4 (atypical CYS HIS rich thioredoxin 4 (ACHT4); FUNCTIONS IN: oxidoreductase activity, acting on sulfur group of donors, disulfide as acceptor; INVOLVED IN: cell redox homeostasis; LOCATED IN: chloroplast membrane, chloroplast, chloroplast stroma; EXPRESSED IN: 22 plant structures; EXPRESSED DURING: 13 growth stages; CONTAINS InterPro DOMAIN/s: Thioredoxin fold (InterPro:IPR012335), Thioredoxin, core (InterPro:IPR015467), Thioredoxin-like (InterPro:IPR017936), Thioredoxin domain (InterPro:IPR013766), Thioredoxin-like fold (InterPro:IPR012336); BEST Arabidopsis thaliana protein match is: atypical CYS HIS rich thioredoxin 3 (TAIR:AT2G33270.1); Has 30201 Blast hits to 17322 proteins in 780 species: Archae - 12; Bacteria - 1396; Metazoa - 17338; Fungi - 3422; Plants - 5037; Viruses - 0; Other Eukaryotes - 2996 (source: NCBI BLink).): MREISSAQELVDSLTNAGDKLVVVDFFSPGCGGCKALHPKICQFAEMNPDVQFLQVNYEEHKSMCYSLGVHVLPFFRFYRGSQGRVCSFSCTNATIKKFRDALAKHGPDRCSLGPTKGLEEKELVALAANKELNFTYTPKPVPVEKEAATPDSNPSLPVPLPSMSSNDEKTLVSAGR, encoded by the exons ATGAGAGAGATCTCTTCAGCTCAAGAGCTCGTTGATTCTCTTACTAACGCTGGTGATaagcttgttgttgttgatttcttcTCACCTGGCTGTGGTGGCTGCAAGGCTCTCCATCCTAAG ATATGTCAGTTTGCAGAGATGAACCCGGATGTGCAGTTTCTTCAGGTGAATTACGAGGAGCATAAGTCCATGTGTTATAGTCTTGGTGTCCATGTTCTCCCTTTTTTCCGATTCTACCGTGGCTCTCAGGGTCGTGTTTGCAGCTTTAGCTGTACCAATGCCACG ATCAAGAAATTCAGAGATGCCTTGGCAAAGCATGGTCCAGATAGGTGCAGCCTCGGACCGACCAAAGGCCTTGAAGAGAAAGAGCTTGTGGCACTTGCAGCCAACAAAGAACTCAACTTTACTTACACACCAAAGCCTGTACCAGTTGAGAAAGAAGCAGCCACTCCTGATTCAAACCCAAGTCTCCCTGTTCCTCTTCCTTCGATGAGCTCCAATGACGAAAAAACATTGGTCTCCGCAGGGAGATGA
- the ACHT4 gene encoding atypical CYS HIS rich thioredoxin 4 (atypical CYS HIS rich thioredoxin 4 (ACHT4); FUNCTIONS IN: oxidoreductase activity, acting on sulfur group of donors, disulfide as acceptor; INVOLVED IN: cell redox homeostasis; LOCATED IN: chloroplast membrane, chloroplast, chloroplast stroma; EXPRESSED IN: 22 plant structures; EXPRESSED DURING: 13 growth stages; CONTAINS InterPro DOMAIN/s: Thioredoxin fold (InterPro:IPR012335), Thioredoxin, core (InterPro:IPR015467), Thioredoxin-like (InterPro:IPR017936), Thioredoxin domain (InterPro:IPR013766), Thioredoxin-like fold (InterPro:IPR012336); BEST Arabidopsis thaliana protein match is: atypical CYS HIS rich thioredoxin 3 (TAIR:AT2G33270.1); Has 2537 Blast hits to 2529 proteins in 580 species: Archae - 19; Bacteria - 606; Metazoa - 627; Fungi - 356; Plants - 522; Viruses - 3; Other Eukaryotes - 404 (source: NCBI BLink).) gives MTEVISKTSLFLGACGNHHRVDDFSFSPIVFGDSQDESFRRSSAITAQTTLRIGTAQKWWEKGLKDNMREISSAQELVDSLTNAGDKLVVVDFFSPGCGGCKALHPKICQFAEMNPDVQFLQVNYEEHKSMCYSLGVHVLPFFRFYRGSQGRVCSFSCTNATIKKFRDALAKHGPDRCSLGPTKGLEEKELVALAANKELNFTYTPKPVPVEKEAATPDSNPSLPVPLPSMSSNDEKTLVSAGR, from the exons ATGACGGAAGTGATTAGCAAAACGAGTTTGTTCTTAGGAGCTTGTGGTAATCATCACCGTGTTGatgatttctctttctctccg ATCGTTTTCGGAGATTCTCAAGACGAGAGCTTCAGAAGATCATCAGCTATCACAGCTCAG ACAACTTTGAGGATTGGGACAGCTCAGAAGTGGTGGGAGAAAGGTCTGAAAGATAACATGAGAGAGATCTCTTCAGCTCAAGAGCTCGTTGATTCTCTTACTAACGCTGGTGATaagcttgttgttgttgatttcttcTCACCTGGCTGTGGTGGCTGCAAGGCTCTCCATCCTAAG ATATGTCAGTTTGCAGAGATGAACCCGGATGTGCAGTTTCTTCAGGTGAATTACGAGGAGCATAAGTCCATGTGTTATAGTCTTGGTGTCCATGTTCTCCCTTTTTTCCGATTCTACCGTGGCTCTCAGGGTCGTGTTTGCAGCTTTAGCTGTACCAATGCCACG ATCAAGAAATTCAGAGATGCCTTGGCAAAGCATGGTCCAGATAGGTGCAGCCTCGGACCGACCAAAGGCCTTGAAGAGAAAGAGCTTGTGGCACTTGCAGCCAACAAAGAACTCAACTTTACTTACACACCAAAGCCTGTACCAGTTGAGAAAGAAGCAGCCACTCCTGATTCAAACCCAAGTCTCCCTGTTCCTCTTCCTTCGATGAGCTCCAATGACGAAAAAACATTGGTCTCCGCAGGGAGATGA